The following proteins are co-located in the Sporolactobacillus pectinivorans genome:
- a CDS encoding HAD family hydrolase has translation MSQLLTFDCYGTLIDTSPFWNELEKIGLEYGMKQNSLVNVYGNYEDRLMYGEEPFIVYSNIIYKALQYCEMELKVDKLTREYERLIKIHKELLPFPEVKSTLETLKRRGYRTAIMSNSDWRIMNDNLQSLGHDFNLVFLAEDLQAYKPQMSFFRQVQNKIGNESHIHIATGFWWDVVPAKKMNWQRVWVNRHFKKGINDYQPFKEINTLDQLIDYL, from the coding sequence ATGTCTCAGTTGTTAACTTTTGATTGCTACGGAACGCTGATTGATACTTCCCCTTTTTGGAATGAACTCGAAAAGATAGGTCTCGAATATGGAATGAAGCAAAACTCGCTAGTTAATGTCTATGGGAACTATGAAGATCGCCTGATGTATGGTGAAGAGCCCTTCATCGTGTACAGCAATATTATTTACAAAGCGCTCCAATATTGTGAAATGGAATTGAAAGTTGATAAATTGACCAGGGAATATGAACGGCTGATAAAAATACATAAGGAACTACTTCCATTCCCCGAAGTAAAATCCACTTTGGAAACGTTAAAGAGGAGAGGCTATCGAACAGCCATCATGTCAAACTCTGATTGGCGTATTATGAATGATAACCTTCAATCACTGGGCCATGATTTCAATTTAGTTTTTTTAGCAGAGGATCTGCAGGCATACAAACCTCAAATGAGCTTTTTTAGGCAGGTTCAAAATAAAATAGGCAATGAATCTCATATTCATATAGCAACAGGTTTTTGGTGGGATGTTGTTCCTGCAAAAAAGATGAATTGGCAGAGAGTTTGGGTCAATCGTCATTTTAAAAAGGGCATCAATGATTATCAGCCCTTTAAAGAAATTAACACTTTGGATCAGCTGATCGATTATTTGTAA
- a CDS encoding SH3 domain-containing protein, which yields MIKHDDLIGGSSKMQEYMVIRDYHSCYPDPIILKKNEEVIYGKEDHQYPNWIFCKSVDSNKEGWVPKQILSAPNSLKHAKVFQGYSAHELTIKKGKQLSGLKNLNEWTYGETAEGEKGWIPTDHLSPCE from the coding sequence ATGATAAAACACGATGACCTGATTGGAGGAAGTTCTAAGATGCAGGAGTACATGGTTATCAGAGATTATCACTCATGTTATCCGGATCCTATTATCCTGAAAAAAAATGAAGAAGTGATTTATGGAAAAGAGGATCATCAGTACCCAAATTGGATATTTTGTAAATCTGTGGATTCGAACAAAGAGGGATGGGTTCCAAAACAGATTTTATCGGCACCCAACTCATTAAAACACGCAAAAGTCTTTCAAGGTTATTCTGCTCATGAGCTCACTATAAAAAAAGGTAAACAGTTGAGCGGATTAAAAAACTTAAATGAGTGGACATATGGGGAAACGGCTGAAGGTGAAAAAGGGTGGATACCAACAGACCATCTGTCCCCCTGCGAATAG
- a CDS encoding alpha/beta fold hydrolase: protein MAYCKVRQAEIYYEDLGEGVPVLMIHGYTPDHRLLSGCMEPVFSKREGWRRIYFDLPGMGLTKNYKAIRSSDDMLNAVLEFIQAVLHGQDYLIVGESYGGYLSRGIIQKQKEHILGAAFICPCIVPFQADRSVDKHQLMSIDNEFIKTLPDEALMDFKSNSVVLDEYNWLRFSKEILTGCKIADEEFLIKVKNHYAFSFKIDQFDFNKPSVFLLGRQDSSVGYRDALKLVGKYPRGTVAVLDRAGHNLQIEQPQLFNCLIDEWLDRVEEIKN from the coding sequence GTGGCATACTGCAAAGTCCGTCAGGCTGAAATTTATTATGAAGATTTAGGGGAAGGCGTGCCTGTTTTGATGATACACGGCTACACACCTGATCACCGATTGCTCAGCGGGTGTATGGAGCCTGTTTTTAGTAAAAGAGAGGGATGGCGCCGTATTTACTTTGATCTTCCCGGAATGGGATTAACCAAAAATTATAAAGCGATTCGAAGCTCTGATGATATGCTGAATGCTGTTTTAGAGTTTATTCAGGCAGTGCTCCATGGTCAGGATTATTTAATCGTTGGAGAATCATACGGCGGTTATTTGTCCCGGGGCATCATTCAAAAGCAAAAAGAACACATACTGGGTGCAGCATTCATATGTCCTTGCATTGTACCTTTTCAGGCAGATCGGTCTGTTGATAAACATCAACTGATGAGCATCGATAATGAATTTATTAAAACTTTGCCAGATGAAGCATTGATGGACTTTAAATCGAACTCGGTTGTGCTTGATGAGTATAATTGGTTAAGATTCAGTAAAGAAATACTCACTGGTTGTAAAATTGCTGATGAAGAATTTTTAATAAAGGTCAAGAATCATTACGCATTTTCTTTTAAAATCGACCAGTTCGATTTTAATAAGCCCAGCGTATTTCTTTTGGGGAGACAGGATTCTTCAGTTGGCTATAGAGATGCTTTGAAACTTGTCGGTAAATACCCGAGAGGAACAGTAGCAGTACTGGATCGTGCAGGTCATAATTTACAAATAGAACAGCCGCAGCTTTTTAACTGCCTGATTGATGAATGGCTGGACAGAGTGGAAGAAATAAAAAATTGA
- a CDS encoding MFS transporter has protein sequence MGTGSPLIGKRINHKFLALLGVIMGLREISMTMLNPFISIFGRQLVHSNSFLAGLALGIYGLTNSFFQIPYGVWSDKAGRKKLMILGLIQLFFGLLLAGLTSNIYVFIFARALQGSGAIMGIAYSWVGDITPVEINNRAMGFVGMIVAPSAVVAFIAGPILYQWISLKWMFLGAAGLIGLSLWMMVFFAKENSVSPAVSANPWILFGRTAKNRNLLLISFLGVIYNFIMASLFFVLPDQFAHYMGIGNLWMVFAPALAIGVMIMRLGTRDADAGHFKRVAFFSLFLLGAGFMLLRLPFFFAIWASAICVMSGYMCMTTILPSFINGLFPAERRGSANGILQTFTFLGFFLGPTVCGLFIQQGCPVLIYVSVAFLAVLGIFLLLFIRKTQKEGQFTERESSKNSC, from the coding sequence ATGGGCACTGGTTCTCCATTGATTGGAAAACGGATCAATCATAAATTTTTAGCGCTTCTCGGTGTAATCATGGGGCTTCGTGAAATCTCAATGACTATGTTGAACCCTTTTATTTCAATATTCGGAAGGCAGCTGGTCCACAGTAATTCATTTTTAGCCGGACTGGCGCTTGGAATCTATGGATTGACAAATAGTTTTTTCCAAATCCCTTATGGTGTTTGGAGTGATAAAGCAGGCAGAAAAAAGCTAATGATTCTTGGCCTTATCCAATTGTTTTTTGGCTTGCTTCTGGCAGGACTCACTTCCAATATTTATGTTTTTATTTTTGCCCGTGCTTTGCAGGGGAGTGGTGCGATCATGGGTATTGCTTACTCCTGGGTCGGGGATATAACCCCGGTAGAAATAAATAATCGGGCAATGGGTTTCGTCGGTATGATTGTCGCACCTTCTGCGGTTGTCGCTTTTATAGCCGGTCCGATTCTGTATCAATGGATCAGTCTGAAATGGATGTTCCTTGGGGCAGCAGGGCTCATCGGACTGTCTCTATGGATGATGGTCTTTTTTGCAAAAGAAAACTCCGTCTCACCGGCTGTTTCGGCCAATCCATGGATCCTTTTTGGACGAACAGCAAAAAATAGGAATCTGCTTCTGATCAGCTTTTTGGGCGTCATTTATAATTTCATTATGGCGTCTCTCTTTTTTGTTTTGCCGGATCAATTTGCCCATTATATGGGCATCGGAAACTTATGGATGGTTTTTGCCCCCGCCCTGGCGATAGGCGTGATGATCATGAGGTTAGGGACGCGTGATGCAGACGCCGGCCATTTTAAAAGGGTGGCGTTTTTCTCCTTATTTCTTTTGGGAGCTGGATTCATGCTGCTCCGTTTACCGTTCTTTTTTGCCATATGGGCTTCAGCAATCTGCGTGATGTCCGGTTATATGTGCATGACCACCATTTTACCGTCCTTTATAAATGGTCTGTTTCCGGCAGAGCGCCGCGGTTCAGCAAACGGGATTTTACAGACATTCACTTTTCTTGGCTTTTTTCTTGGACCGACAGTCTGCGGCTTGTTCATCCAGCAGGGGTGCCCTGTTTTAATCTATGTTTCCGTGGCTTTTCTTGCAGTGCTGGGCATCTTTCTGCTGCTTTTTATCAGGAAAACGCAGAAAGAAGGGCAATTTACGGAGCGTGAGTCAAGCAAAAACTCTTGTTGA
- a CDS encoding TetR/AcrR family transcriptional regulator: MKDSERLKKVAEAAGFLFIRPGYASTKMKDVANQADLSVGTLYNLFESKEALLDFVFLCNLDPEIPYKDFDFPIKRTKEKDLVGQISDTYKKITRNFEEKFVSHSTNTLKDLLDDLFNIMELYGQYFLIIEKNLTINAKLLDLHTNYRKMLFKNVHDFLSKMINQGQIRQLSYPSYDARLIIDTLMWWCAHKRYDSFELETNYSSQITRTVVIGALLNAYKN; this comes from the coding sequence TTGAAAGACAGTGAGAGACTTAAAAAGGTTGCCGAAGCCGCGGGTTTCTTGTTTATCAGGCCGGGCTACGCATCGACAAAAATGAAGGACGTTGCCAATCAGGCAGATTTATCTGTGGGGACACTGTATAATTTATTTGAAAGTAAAGAAGCCCTGCTCGATTTTGTTTTTCTCTGCAATCTGGATCCGGAGATCCCTTATAAGGATTTCGATTTCCCAATCAAAAGGACCAAAGAGAAAGACTTAGTCGGTCAAATAAGTGATACTTATAAAAAAATAACCCGGAATTTTGAGGAGAAGTTTGTATCTCACAGTACAAACACGTTAAAAGATTTATTAGATGACTTATTCAACATCATGGAATTATATGGACAATACTTTTTAATTATAGAGAAAAATCTCACCATCAACGCAAAGCTGCTTGACCTGCATACTAATTATAGAAAAATGCTGTTTAAAAATGTTCATGACTTTTTATCCAAAATGATCAATCAGGGTCAAATACGGCAGCTTAGTTATCCATCTTATGATGCGCGGTTGATTATCGATACGCTTATGTGGTGGTGCGCACACAAACGATATGACTCTTTTGAACTTGAGACGAATTACTCCAGCCAGATCACGAGAACGGTTGTCATTGGTGCACTCTTAAATGCCTACAAGAATTAG
- a CDS encoding ABC transporter substrate-binding protein, whose product MTLLDYYTELYIHLFHKAVHSEVEVSIRDISVLLVCSERYTKTVLRELETKKWISWKPGSGRGHKSKMSFNQSLNVLVPPILLKAIKTDHLEKVILFSKSHDLPEKLAKNCQALIKQQFGFLTEREDKLFLDVLRVPIARPLVTLDPAHAVGATEASLIHQIYEPLVLYNSKNRNFEPNIAHAWETSQDSKKWIFYLRKDVKFHHGKELTAGDVVYTFQRLSTSKSQLSCFWYLKSLVSVKAVNRYTVQLIFSETKTHLLHFIATIPLAILPSDVGFDSSNISGSGPFRVCSYDQNHLLLERFSNYFKERALLDKVEIYFTRSANHSRRDYVISGKFSEENFESHENGFRYLVFNQRKEGIQRNLYFREAFSAVIDRQKLVDDLGGDRYLPENRILIGSRQEHLNGSVGFEQVLGYLRKSGYHGEDLTLLCYRRDDAEWIKKRAQIVGINLKINCVSLSVLDEPSVLQQADILFGGEILENDLTFSLVNFFMKPHSISELFLNDDQNIYIKNVIKHFLVSDGLSSLRCFKKIEQYLIRNHLFCHLYNVRKKQLFQSVVSGINFDEYGWADFSKLWIKPESQ is encoded by the coding sequence ATGACTCTTTTGGATTATTACACCGAACTGTATATTCATCTTTTCCACAAAGCTGTCCACAGCGAAGTGGAAGTATCTATACGAGATATTTCCGTTTTGCTTGTTTGCTCGGAACGATACACCAAAACAGTTCTCCGCGAATTGGAGACAAAAAAATGGATCAGTTGGAAGCCTGGGAGTGGCAGAGGGCATAAATCGAAAATGTCATTCAATCAATCATTAAATGTTCTTGTTCCCCCAATTTTACTTAAGGCAATAAAAACAGATCATCTGGAGAAAGTTATACTTTTCTCAAAAAGTCATGACTTACCTGAAAAGCTTGCAAAAAATTGTCAGGCGCTAATAAAGCAGCAGTTTGGTTTCCTTACTGAACGAGAAGATAAACTCTTCCTTGATGTTCTTCGGGTTCCGATCGCCCGTCCCCTGGTAACACTCGATCCTGCCCATGCTGTCGGTGCTACCGAAGCAAGCCTGATTCATCAGATTTATGAACCGCTTGTCCTTTATAACAGTAAAAACAGAAATTTTGAACCTAATATTGCACATGCATGGGAGACAAGTCAGGATTCTAAAAAATGGATATTTTACCTTAGAAAGGATGTGAAATTCCACCACGGAAAAGAGCTTACTGCCGGTGATGTCGTTTACACTTTTCAGCGCCTTTCAACATCGAAAAGTCAACTGTCCTGCTTCTGGTACCTAAAATCATTAGTCTCAGTTAAAGCTGTCAATCGCTATACAGTTCAATTGATATTTTCGGAAACTAAAACACATTTGCTTCATTTTATCGCTACCATTCCGCTGGCCATTCTCCCTTCAGATGTCGGATTCGATTCATCCAATATTTCAGGCTCGGGTCCATTTAGAGTGTGTTCCTATGATCAAAATCATCTGCTGCTGGAACGTTTTTCCAATTATTTTAAAGAACGGGCACTTTTGGACAAAGTAGAAATTTATTTCACTCGATCGGCGAATCACAGCCGTCGGGATTATGTGATATCTGGTAAATTCTCAGAAGAGAACTTTGAGAGCCATGAAAACGGGTTCCGTTATCTTGTTTTTAATCAGAGAAAAGAAGGCATCCAACGTAATCTTTATTTTCGTGAAGCTTTTTCTGCCGTCATTGACCGACAAAAATTGGTTGATGACCTCGGTGGTGACCGCTATTTACCTGAAAACAGAATTTTGATTGGGAGTCGCCAAGAACATCTGAACGGCTCCGTTGGTTTTGAACAAGTCCTTGGTTACCTCAGAAAAAGTGGATATCATGGCGAGGATCTGACCCTTCTCTGCTATCGAAGGGATGACGCGGAATGGATAAAGAAGAGGGCACAGATAGTTGGTATCAACTTAAAGATTAATTGCGTGTCTCTTTCAGTTCTTGATGAACCGTCTGTTTTACAGCAAGCGGACATATTATTTGGCGGAGAGATATTAGAAAATGATTTAACTTTTTCACTCGTTAATTTTTTTATGAAGCCTCATAGTATCTCTGAACTCTTTCTTAACGACGATCAGAATATCTATATCAAGAACGTGATCAAACACTTCTTAGTCTCGGATGGATTATCATCTCTGCGTTGTTTTAAAAAGATTGAACAGTATTTGATAAGAAATCATTTGTTCTGCCACCTCTACAACGTCAGGAAAAAGCAGCTTTTTCAATCTGTAGTGTCCGGAATTAATTTTGATGAATATGGTTGGGCCGATTTCAGTAAATTATGGATCAAGCCAGAGAGTCAATAG
- a CDS encoding MFS transporter, whose translation MNTFMSLHRNIKTRLLTSFLSRFFGNMIFPFMAIYFAVAFGTATAGCLVLIIVIVSSVSSIYGGYIADCWGRKKVMVIAQGIQIVALVIMAIVNSAWLTSASVTFAMMLIQNISTGLLNPAAEAMLIDVSTPKNRQFIYSLDYWSTNLSIAVGTIIGGALFQHYRFILFSGLAVSSIVIFVLIEWLIKESDAVSKAPKINTLTGSLKELSRNYSTVMKDRLFVIFCISQLLVVSLEFQMNNYIAVRLQDQFRTVLFGRLTIDGLTMLSWIRVENTLLIVLCTLLINQWMRHYSPLHVLYLGILFYVSGYTLITFSNQWLVLLLSMLIASLGELMNVPVSQIILAELAGEHDRGAYMAVHGFVFKGAKIMGSLGMIVGAFISSYMMAVLFFCMGIAGLYGFYRITGKLKDKAAIVTGG comes from the coding sequence TTGAACACGTTTATGTCTCTGCATCGAAATATTAAAACACGATTGCTGACCTCATTTCTCTCTCGCTTTTTTGGGAATATGATCTTTCCTTTTATGGCCATTTATTTTGCTGTTGCCTTTGGAACGGCAACAGCCGGATGCTTAGTGCTCATTATTGTGATCGTCTCCTCAGTCTCAAGTATTTATGGCGGTTATATTGCGGATTGCTGGGGTCGGAAGAAGGTAATGGTCATCGCTCAGGGCATTCAGATTGTAGCACTCGTCATCATGGCAATTGTCAATTCAGCCTGGCTGACTTCTGCATCAGTAACTTTTGCCATGATGCTTATTCAGAATATCAGCACAGGGTTATTAAATCCTGCAGCGGAAGCCATGTTAATTGATGTCAGTACCCCAAAAAATCGTCAGTTCATATACAGCCTGGATTACTGGTCAACAAATCTGTCAATCGCCGTGGGAACCATAATTGGAGGTGCCCTGTTTCAGCACTATCGTTTCATTCTATTTTCGGGTTTAGCTGTTTCGAGTATCGTCATTTTTGTCCTCATCGAATGGCTTATTAAAGAAAGTGATGCGGTGAGCAAAGCACCTAAAATTAATACATTAACGGGATCATTGAAAGAATTGAGTCGTAACTATTCAACAGTGATGAAAGATCGCCTTTTTGTCATTTTTTGTATTTCTCAGCTTCTTGTAGTTTCTCTTGAATTCCAAATGAATAATTATATAGCCGTGCGCTTACAGGACCAATTTCGGACTGTGTTGTTCGGCCGCCTCACGATTGACGGATTAACGATGCTGAGCTGGATTAGAGTAGAGAATACATTGCTTATTGTTCTGTGTACGCTGCTGATCAATCAATGGATGCGACATTACTCCCCCCTGCATGTTTTATATCTTGGAATTCTGTTTTATGTATCAGGCTATACTCTTATTACGTTTAGCAACCAGTGGCTTGTTCTGCTTTTGTCGATGCTTATCGCTTCACTGGGAGAATTGATGAATGTTCCCGTTTCCCAGATAATTCTGGCCGAATTAGCCGGCGAACACGATCGCGGGGCGTATATGGCTGTCCATGGATTTGTTTTTAAGGGTGCCAAAATCATGGGTTCATTAGGCATGATTGTGGGTGCATTTATTTCTTCCTATATGATGGCTGTATTATTTTTCTGCATGGGCATTGCAGGACTCTACGGTTTCTACAGGATAACAGGAAAGCTCAAAGATAAAGCCGCTATTGTTACAGGGGGGTGA
- a CDS encoding amino acid permease, which yields MLAFGILVNLILLVVMFAIIVKANRSVRHSRSQGTSSDNLKSFGYKQELLRDMGGFSNFAVSFSIISILTGAVTLYGYGFNQGGPAIMGVGWPLVTLFVLFVAAAMAELTSSIPTSGAIYHWASILGGPRWGWFTGWLNIIGQVTIVAGIDFGCAGFSSALLFGNPTHTQTLVTYAVILIMHALLNHVGINVVSKLNSVSAIYHIIGVFVIIGVLTAFGPHHNVGYLFDASFSTQTGSSMPYWFAFLVGLLQAQWTLTGYDASAHTSEETLDPKVRAPWGVYLSVAISGLFGFVLLAIVTMSIKNPAAVASAGNNAFIVAIQQAVGGVFGQAMLWMITIAMWFCGLSSITSSSRMVFAFSRDKGLPFSKIWAHVSQKFYTPNYAIWLVALIAFLSGIFNNVYAVITSLSVIGLYGSYFVPIFLKLRAKLKGIWTEKDDGPWSLRNWSIPVHVIACVWIVFLVVLMIISPNDVAITKTYTLHYATGKVFIGAIVLLAIYFFVYAKNHFKGPHLGSYAEISQRLRKQHTDSVNRVS from the coding sequence ATGTTGGCATTCGGCATTCTTGTTAATTTGATTCTATTAGTTGTCATGTTTGCAATCATTGTGAAAGCAAATCGATCCGTCCGTCATTCCCGATCCCAGGGAACGTCGTCGGACAATCTTAAGTCATTTGGTTATAAGCAGGAATTGCTGCGTGACATGGGAGGTTTCTCTAACTTTGCGGTATCTTTTTCGATTATTTCAATTCTTACCGGTGCCGTCACGTTATATGGCTATGGCTTCAATCAAGGCGGGCCGGCCATCATGGGCGTCGGCTGGCCGCTGGTCACACTGTTTGTTTTATTTGTTGCCGCAGCAATGGCTGAACTGACATCGTCGATTCCGACATCAGGCGCGATTTATCACTGGGCGTCTATTTTAGGCGGACCAAGATGGGGCTGGTTTACCGGCTGGCTGAACATTATCGGACAGGTCACGATCGTCGCCGGCATTGACTTTGGATGCGCCGGGTTCTCATCCGCCTTGCTTTTCGGCAATCCCACACATACACAAACATTGGTGACCTATGCCGTGATTCTAATCATGCATGCTCTCTTGAACCATGTCGGGATCAATGTCGTTTCCAAATTGAATTCCGTTTCCGCAATTTATCATATCATCGGCGTCTTTGTAATTATCGGTGTCCTTACGGCTTTCGGGCCCCATCACAATGTCGGTTATCTCTTTGATGCCAGCTTCTCGACACAGACAGGCAGCAGCATGCCTTACTGGTTCGCTTTTCTTGTTGGTTTATTACAGGCACAATGGACGTTGACTGGGTATGACGCCTCGGCGCATACAAGTGAGGAAACGCTCGATCCAAAAGTCAGAGCGCCCTGGGGTGTTTACCTTTCCGTTGCTATCTCCGGGCTCTTTGGCTTTGTTCTGTTAGCCATTGTGACGATGTCAATCAAAAATCCGGCGGCCGTTGCCAGTGCGGGCAATAACGCGTTTATCGTAGCTATTCAGCAGGCTGTGGGCGGTGTATTCGGCCAGGCCATGCTGTGGATGATTACGATTGCCATGTGGTTCTGCGGTCTGTCGTCGATCACTTCATCATCGCGAATGGTCTTCGCCTTCAGCCGGGACAAGGGACTTCCCTTCTCAAAAATATGGGCCCATGTTTCTCAAAAGTTTTATACGCCGAATTATGCGATCTGGCTGGTCGCCCTGATCGCATTTCTGTCAGGTATCTTCAACAACGTTTATGCAGTGATTACTTCTCTGAGTGTCATCGGCCTTTATGGATCCTATTTCGTTCCTATTTTTCTCAAGTTGAGAGCGAAACTTAAGGGGATCTGGACAGAAAAAGACGACGGCCCGTGGAGTCTGAGAAACTGGAGTATTCCGGTTCACGTGATCGCCTGCGTCTGGATCGTATTCTTAGTGGTTCTGATGATTATCTCTCCTAACGATGTGGCCATCACCAAAACGTACACTTTGCATTACGCCACAGGCAAAGTTTTTATTGGCGCAATCGTTCTATTGGCTATTTATTTCTTTGTTTATGCGAAAAATCATTTCAAAGGGCCGCATCTTGGTTCCTATGCTGAAATCAGCCAGCGGCTGCGGAAACAGCATACGGATTCGGTGAATAGAGTCTCCTGA
- the eutA gene encoding ethanolamine ammonia-lyase reactivating factor EutA gives MSENSILSVGIDIGTSTTQLVLSRLTIQNMASSFSVPHIAISKKEIIYRSNIMFTPLINQYEIDYKKIEKFVSRQYQRAAIKKQDIQMGAIIITGETARKENAEKVLKSLSHYAGDFVVATAGPDLEGMIAAKGAGTSRYSKEKQAPVINLDIGGGTTNLAAFDGDQVLDTACFDVGGRLIRLDPVTKEVTYLAPKVKQLINRLNLNIHEGRIITAKQLNPIIDTLVRILENSVGLGEKDSFFDLFVTNHSFSKLDPSQIKTVTFSGGVADCLWSKSQDSPFKYDDIGVLLGRELRQSLIFNQKNVLHSKETIRATVVGAGSYTIDVSGSTISYTQGVLPLRNIPILNISVKKEKLNADSLAESIKNQLNWFRVKMELSNAAISLTGLKSPTFEELQSCAKGIIKGSSGLIDRRFPLIVITYEDIAKALGHSLFAYLPPNYPFVCIDRVKVEHGDYIDLGEPIAHATVIPVSVKTLIFN, from the coding sequence ATGTCAGAGAATAGTATCCTAAGCGTGGGTATTGACATCGGGACATCGACAACTCAATTAGTCCTATCAAGGTTAACCATCCAAAATATGGCGTCTTCATTTTCGGTGCCTCATATTGCGATTTCAAAAAAAGAAATTATTTATCGGAGCAATATTATGTTCACTCCCCTGATCAACCAGTATGAAATTGACTATAAAAAGATCGAAAAATTTGTGTCCCGTCAATATCAGCGCGCAGCGATTAAAAAACAGGATATTCAGATGGGAGCCATTATCATTACCGGGGAAACAGCCAGAAAGGAGAACGCTGAAAAAGTATTAAAATCACTCAGCCATTATGCGGGAGACTTTGTTGTAGCCACAGCCGGTCCGGATCTGGAAGGCATGATAGCCGCAAAGGGTGCAGGCACCAGCCGGTATTCAAAAGAAAAACAAGCACCAGTGATCAATCTTGATATCGGCGGAGGCACAACTAATCTGGCTGCATTTGACGGTGACCAAGTACTTGATACGGCCTGCTTTGATGTGGGCGGAAGACTAATCAGGCTTGATCCGGTAACCAAAGAAGTGACCTATCTTGCTCCGAAAGTTAAACAATTGATCAATAGATTAAACCTGAATATCCATGAAGGCAGAATCATCACTGCCAAACAATTAAATCCGATTATCGATACTTTGGTCCGGATACTGGAAAACAGTGTTGGTCTAGGCGAAAAGGATTCTTTTTTTGATTTATTTGTCACGAACCATAGCTTTTCCAAATTAGATCCATCGCAAATCAAAACAGTCACATTTTCCGGTGGCGTTGCTGATTGCCTGTGGAGCAAGTCACAGGACAGTCCCTTTAAATATGATGACATCGGCGTACTTTTAGGCCGGGAGCTGCGACAATCTCTTATTTTTAATCAGAAAAATGTCCTTCACTCAAAAGAAACGATCCGGGCAACCGTTGTGGGGGCCGGATCCTATACAATTGATGTCAGCGGTAGTACGATTTCATATACACAGGGCGTCCTTCCCTTACGAAATATTCCAATACTGAATATTTCCGTAAAAAAAGAGAAGCTGAATGCCGACAGCCTTGCTGAAAGTATCAAAAATCAGCTGAACTGGTTCCGTGTAAAAATGGAACTAAGCAACGCAGCTATTTCACTAACTGGTTTAAAAAGTCCGACCTTTGAAGAGCTGCAATCCTGTGCAAAAGGGATTATAAAGGGATCGAGCGGGCTGATCGACAGAAGATTTCCATTGATTGTCATCACTTATGAAGACATCGCCAAGGCGTTGGGACATAGTCTCTTTGCCTATCTTCCGCCAAACTACCCTTTTGTCTGCATTGATCGCGTCAAGGTGGAACATGGCGATTATATCGATTTGGGCGAACCTATCGCTCATGCAACCGTCATACCTGTCAGTGTTAAAACATTGATATTCAACTAA